In Dethiobacter alkaliphilus AHT 1, a single window of DNA contains:
- the rpsI gene encoding 30S ribosomal protein S9: protein MAQAQYYGTGRRKNAVARVRLVPGNGQITINDRDIDTYFGLETLKLIVRQPLKLTETGEKFNVIARVEGGGTTGQAGAIRHGIARALLKTEGGYRPALKSAGFLTRDPRMTERKKYGLKKARRAPQFSKR, encoded by the coding sequence GTGGCACAAGCCCAATATTACGGTACCGGCCGCAGAAAGAACGCTGTAGCCCGCGTTCGTCTGGTTCCCGGTAACGGACAAATTACTATTAACGACAGAGACATTGACACCTATTTCGGTCTGGAGACGCTGAAGCTGATCGTTCGTCAGCCGCTGAAACTGACAGAAACCGGTGAAAAATTCAACGTAATTGCAAGAGTAGAGGGCGGCGGCACCACCGGCCAGGCCGGTGCAATCCGTCACGGTATCGCCCGTGCTCTCTTAAAGACCGAAGGAGGTTACCGTCCCGCTTTGAAAAGCGCCGGTTTCCTGACCCGTGACCCGCGTATGACGGAACGGAAGAAGTACGGTCTGAAGAAAGCAAGACGCGCACCCCAGTTCTCCAAGAGATAA
- the rplM gene encoding 50S ribosomal protein L13 has product MRTTYMPKAGEIERKWYIVDAAGKPLGRLATEVARILRGKHKPIYTPSVDTGDHVIVINASDVVLTGKKAEQKFHYRHSGYAGGIKKVSYGTLLATKPDRAVMLAVKGMLPHNRLGRAMLKKVRIYGGSEHPHEAQQPEVWEF; this is encoded by the coding sequence ATGCGTACCACTTATATGCCCAAAGCCGGCGAAATCGAACGCAAATGGTATATCGTTGACGCAGCCGGTAAGCCGTTGGGTAGACTGGCTACTGAAGTTGCCCGCATTTTACGCGGCAAACATAAACCCATTTACACACCCAGCGTTGATACCGGTGATCACGTCATCGTCATTAACGCTTCTGATGTTGTACTGACCGGTAAGAAAGCCGAACAGAAATTTCATTACCGTCACTCCGGTTATGCCGGTGGGATTAAAAAGGTTTCTTACGGCACACTGCTGGCCACCAAGCCCGATCGGGCTGTAATGCTGGCGGTAAAAGGAATGCTCCCCCATAATCGCTTGGGCCGGGCAATGCTGAAAAAGGTCCGTATCTACGGTGGAAGCGAGCATCCGCACGAAGCCCAGCAACCCGAAGTATGGGAATTTTAG
- the truA gene encoding tRNA pseudouridine(38-40) synthase TruA: MPNIKLTLGYDGTGYHGFQLQKNAVTVQQKLEEAIEKVMGQKVRITASGRTDTGVHATGQVINFFAQTGIPPQRIPHALNAVLPRDIVIYAAEIVSDSFHARFDAVGKTYTYTIDNGAHPQVLSRHHAYHVRFPLDANLMKQAAATLQGKHDFTSFMASGSSVKTTVRNLYRLDVEINWPYITITAAADGFLYNMVRIIAGTLIEVGRGKRDHNLGPVIDAKNRHRAGWTVPAHGLVLREVEYNKK; encoded by the coding sequence TTGCCAAATATTAAACTGACCCTGGGATACGACGGCACCGGCTATCACGGTTTTCAGCTGCAAAAAAACGCCGTCACCGTTCAGCAAAAACTGGAAGAAGCCATTGAAAAGGTAATGGGTCAAAAAGTGCGCATCACCGCCTCCGGCCGCACCGACACCGGCGTTCATGCCACAGGACAGGTGATTAACTTCTTTGCCCAAACCGGGATTCCGCCCCAAAGAATTCCCCATGCCTTAAATGCGGTGCTGCCCCGAGACATTGTTATCTATGCAGCAGAAATTGTTTCCGACTCTTTTCATGCCCGCTTTGATGCGGTGGGCAAAACATACACCTACACCATCGATAACGGAGCACACCCGCAGGTCCTTTCGCGCCATCATGCTTATCATGTCCGCTTTCCTTTGGATGCTAACCTGATGAAACAGGCGGCGGCCACGCTGCAGGGCAAACATGATTTTACTTCCTTTATGGCCAGCGGCAGTTCGGTAAAAACCACGGTCCGTAATCTGTACCGCCTGGATGTGGAAATTAATTGGCCCTACATTACCATCACCGCAGCCGCCGACGGGTTTCTCTATAACATGGTGCGCATTATTGCCGGCACGTTGATAGAAGTGGGCCGCGGCAAACGTGACCACAATCTGGGCCCGGTAATTGACGCCAAAAACCGCCATCGGGCCGGCTGGACCGTCCCGGCGCATGGCCTGGTGCTGCGTGAGGTAGAATACAACAAGAAATAA
- a CDS encoding energy-coupling factor transporter transmembrane component T family protein has translation MFKSITIGQFIPGNSVLHRLDPRAKFIALIIFIVSIFAVQSFLGYLALAGILFALLLTSELPLPYFFRGLRPVYFITLFTLLVHFFMTRGGEVLLQIGPLSIESQGVYLGFFMVFRIIFLVVSTSLLTLTTSPIALTDGLEYLMKPLTKIGVPSHEIAMMMTIALRFIPTLMEESEKIMKAQMARGADFTSGSVFKRAKNLVPLLVPLFVSAFRRADDLAVAMEARCYRGGEGRTRLRELVAAPRDYAAIATSTVILVGLILLGI, from the coding sequence ATGTTCAAAAGTATCACCATCGGTCAGTTTATCCCCGGCAATTCAGTTTTGCACCGTCTTGATCCCCGAGCCAAGTTTATTGCTCTTATCATCTTTATCGTCAGCATATTTGCGGTACAGAGCTTTCTGGGCTATCTGGCCCTGGCAGGAATCCTTTTTGCCCTGCTCTTAACTTCAGAGCTGCCGCTGCCCTACTTCTTTCGCGGCCTGCGGCCGGTGTATTTCATCACCCTTTTTACCCTGTTGGTCCACTTTTTCATGACCCGGGGCGGGGAAGTGCTTTTGCAGATCGGACCCCTATCCATAGAATCTCAAGGCGTATATCTGGGCTTCTTCATGGTTTTTCGCATTATCTTTCTGGTGGTATCCACATCACTTCTGACCCTTACCACCTCACCCATTGCTTTAACAGACGGGCTGGAATACCTGATGAAACCCTTAACTAAAATCGGTGTGCCGTCCCATGAAATTGCCATGATGATGACCATTGCGTTGCGCTTTATCCCCACCCTGATGGAAGAAAGCGAAAAGATTATGAAAGCGCAGATGGCCCGCGGTGCTGACTTTACCAGCGGCAGTGTTTTTAAACGGGCCAAGAACCTGGTGCCGCTTTTGGTGCCCCTCTTTGTCTCCGCTTTTCGCCGGGCCGACGATTTGGCGGTGGCCATGGAAGCGCGCTGCTACCGCGGCGGTGAAGGGCGCACGCGCCTGCGGGAGTTGGTGGCGGCGCCACGGGACTACGCCGCCATTGCTACAAGCACGGTAATTCTTGTGGGACTGATTTTGCTTGGAATCTAA
- a CDS encoding energy-coupling factor transporter ATPase, translated as MLLKLENVNYTYMPGTPFETAALKNANLEVEQGEYLAVIGETGSGKSTLVQHLNGLLRPTTGRVLLEGRDVTEKGELAALRRRVGLLFQFPEHQLFEETVYADVAFGPKNLGLTEEEVKERVEKALTLVGLDSREIARRSPFSLSGGQMRRVAMAGVLAMEPDVIILDEPAAGLDPRGKGEIFDQVDKLHTQHGLTVVLVSHSMEDVASRAGRLVVLADGEIKTSGTPAEVFADALTLENMGLALPQMAILMHRLRQAGKDVPTDIFTVPAAKEAILAMLGGNRK; from the coding sequence ATGCTCTTAAAACTGGAAAATGTCAATTACACCTATATGCCCGGCACCCCGTTTGAAACGGCGGCCCTAAAAAATGCTAACCTGGAAGTGGAGCAGGGCGAATATCTGGCTGTAATCGGTGAGACCGGCTCCGGTAAGTCTACCCTGGTCCAGCACCTAAACGGGCTTTTGCGCCCCACCACGGGCCGCGTACTGCTGGAGGGCAGGGATGTGACGGAAAAAGGCGAACTGGCCGCTCTGCGGCGCAGGGTAGGGCTTTTGTTTCAGTTTCCCGAACATCAGCTCTTTGAAGAGACGGTCTATGCCGATGTGGCCTTTGGCCCCAAAAACCTGGGCCTGACAGAAGAAGAGGTAAAAGAGCGGGTGGAGAAAGCACTGACTCTGGTGGGCCTTGACTCCCGGGAGATTGCCCGGCGTTCACCCTTTTCCCTCTCCGGCGGTCAGATGCGCCGGGTGGCCATGGCCGGCGTCTTAGCCATGGAACCGGATGTCATTATCCTGGATGAACCGGCAGCAGGATTGGATCCCCGCGGCAAAGGGGAGATCTTTGACCAGGTTGATAAGCTCCACACCCAGCACGGCCTCACCGTTGTGCTGGTGTCACACAGCATGGAGGATGTGGCCAGCCGGGCAGGCCGCCTGGTGGTTCTGGCCGACGGCGAAATTAAAACCTCCGGCACTCCGGCGGAAGTTTTTGCCGATGCTCTTACCCTGGAGAATATGGGGCTGGCTCTGCCGCAGATGGCCATCCTGATGCACAGGCTGCGCCAGGCGGGCAAAGATGTGCCCACCGATATCTTTACCGTCCCCGCAGCCAAAGAAGCCATCCTGGCCATGCTGGGAGGAAACAGAAAATGA
- a CDS encoding energy-coupling factor transporter ATPase: MEIIRTTNLGYCYENDENGDAWALRGVDLSIQEGEFVMILGPNGSGKSTLAKHFNALLLPSEGEVQVMGQSTANAADHWQIRQRAGMVFQNPDNQIVATTVEEDVAFGPENLGIPSAEIRGRVDEALQAVGMTAFSRHAPHLLSGGQKQRVAIAGVIAMRPRCLILDEPTAMLDPRGRREVLETVQRLNKEEGITVIYITHFMEEAVAADRVVIMEQGSIVLDAKPREIFQQTDKLRAIGLDVPPVAELVQDLQQAGIDIPSDVMTVDELVERLCS; this comes from the coding sequence ATGGAAATTATCCGCACAACAAATTTGGGGTATTGCTATGAAAATGATGAAAACGGAGACGCGTGGGCTCTTCGCGGCGTAGACCTCAGCATACAAGAAGGTGAGTTTGTGATGATTCTGGGCCCCAACGGCTCAGGAAAATCTACTCTGGCCAAACACTTTAACGCCCTGCTGTTACCCTCCGAAGGAGAGGTGCAGGTAATGGGCCAATCCACCGCCAACGCAGCTGATCACTGGCAGATTCGCCAACGTGCCGGCATGGTTTTTCAGAACCCGGATAATCAGATAGTAGCCACCACCGTGGAAGAAGATGTGGCCTTTGGCCCGGAAAACCTGGGAATACCCTCGGCGGAGATTCGCGGTCGGGTGGATGAAGCGCTACAGGCGGTGGGCATGACCGCCTTTTCCCGCCATGCACCGCATCTGCTCTCCGGCGGACAGAAACAGCGGGTGGCCATTGCCGGTGTTATTGCCATGCGTCCCCGCTGCCTGATACTGGATGAACCCACCGCCATGCTGGACCCCCGCGGCCGGCGGGAAGTACTGGAAACTGTACAACGGTTAAACAAAGAGGAAGGCATTACCGTTATCTATATCACACACTTTATGGAAGAAGCTGTGGCTGCAGACCGGGTGGTAATTATGGAGCAAGGCAGCATTGTCTTAGATGCCAAACCGCGCGAAATCTTCCAACAAACGGATAAACTGCGCGCCATTGGCCTGGATGTACCGCCGGTGGCGGAATTGGTGCAGGATTTGCAGCAGGCCGGAATTGATATTCCCTCGGATGTGATGACGGTGGATGAACTGGTGGAGAGGTTATGCTCTTAA
- the rplQ gene encoding 50S ribosomal protein L17, which produces MVLRKFGRRSDHRRAMLRNLVTSMILAEKIETTEAKAKQIRSITEKMITLGKRGDLHAKRQAMSYMLDETAVKKLFDEIAPRYEERQGGYTRILKLGPRRGDAAPMAILELV; this is translated from the coding sequence ATGGTTTTACGCAAATTCGGCCGTCGCAGCGACCATCGCCGCGCCATGCTGCGCAACCTGGTCACATCCATGATTCTCGCCGAAAAAATTGAAACCACGGAAGCCAAAGCCAAACAAATCCGTAGCATTACCGAAAAGATGATTACTCTCGGCAAGCGCGGCGACCTGCATGCAAAGCGTCAGGCAATGAGCTACATGCTGGATGAAACAGCAGTAAAGAAGCTCTTTGATGAAATCGCCCCGCGTTATGAAGAGCGTCAGGGCGGGTACACCCGCATCCTGAAGCTTGGACCCCGCCGTGGTGATGCAGCGCCGATGGCTATCCTGGAATTGGTATAA
- a CDS encoding DNA-directed RNA polymerase subunit alpha translates to MIEIEKPRIERVDSNEDNTHGTFVIEPLERGYGITLGNALRRILLSSLPGAAVTNVKIENVLHEFSTIPGVLEDTTEIILNLKQLAMKIHSDEPQTLVVVAAGQGVVTAGDIKLPADVEVLNPDMHIATLEEGGRLYMELTAVNGRGYVPAERNKEPGQPIGVIAVDSLFAPIQRVNYKVENTRVGQHTDYDKLTMDVWTDGSIRPDEAISLGAKILSKHLGLFVNLTEKVDEVEILDEKDEDDKTKVMEMTIEELDLSVRSYNCLKRAGINTVQELVNKSEDEMMKVRNLGKKSLEEVQHKLEELQLNLRDNE, encoded by the coding sequence TTGATTGAAATCGAGAAGCCCAGAATTGAGCGTGTCGACAGCAATGAAGACAATACTCATGGTACGTTTGTAATTGAGCCTCTGGAGCGTGGCTACGGCATAACTCTCGGCAATGCATTACGCCGGATTTTGCTGTCTTCACTGCCCGGAGCCGCTGTAACCAATGTGAAAATTGAAAATGTGCTCCATGAGTTTTCCACCATCCCCGGCGTTCTGGAAGATACCACTGAAATTATCCTAAACCTGAAGCAACTGGCGATGAAAATTCACAGTGACGAGCCGCAGACCCTGGTGGTTGTGGCTGCAGGCCAGGGCGTGGTAACCGCAGGCGATATCAAGCTTCCCGCCGATGTGGAAGTCCTGAATCCGGATATGCACATCGCCACGCTGGAAGAAGGCGGACGGCTCTATATGGAGCTCACCGCCGTCAACGGCCGCGGTTATGTTCCCGCAGAACGTAACAAGGAACCGGGCCAGCCCATCGGTGTCATTGCTGTGGATTCACTCTTTGCGCCTATCCAGCGAGTAAACTATAAGGTGGAAAACACCCGCGTAGGGCAGCATACCGACTATGATAAGCTGACCATGGATGTCTGGACCGACGGCAGCATCCGTCCCGACGAAGCCATCAGCCTGGGAGCCAAAATCCTTTCCAAGCATCTGGGCCTCTTTGTTAACCTTACAGAAAAGGTTGATGAAGTGGAAATCCTGGATGAGAAGGACGAGGACGACAAGACCAAGGTAATGGAAATGACCATTGAAGAACTGGATTTGTCTGTTCGCTCTTACAACTGCCTGAAGCGGGCAGGAATCAATACCGTGCAGGAATTGGTGAACAAGAGTGAGGACGAAATGATGAAAGTTCGCAACCTTGGTAAGAAATCTCTCGAGGAAGTTCAGCATAAGCTGGAAGAATTACAACTGAACCTGCGCGACAACGAGTAA
- the rpsD gene encoding 30S ribosomal protein S4, with product MARYTGSVCRQCRREGLKLYLKGERCYTEKCAVDRRAYAPGQHGQRRRGKVSEYGLQLREKQKARRTYGVLESQFHKYFKEADRRKGITGENLLQILESRLDNVVYRMGFALSRPEARQLVKHGHFTVNGRKVDIPSYQVRPDDVVAVREASRDKGRFKDLAELMRTQGTMEWVNVDRENLAGKVLRLPTREEIDIPIAEHLIVELYSR from the coding sequence TTGGCACGTTACACAGGATCAGTCTGTAGGCAGTGCCGCCGTGAAGGCTTAAAGCTTTATTTAAAAGGCGAGCGCTGCTATACCGAAAAATGTGCTGTGGATCGCAGAGCGTATGCCCCTGGCCAGCACGGCCAGCGTCGTCGCGGCAAAGTATCTGAATACGGCCTACAGCTCCGTGAAAAACAGAAGGCCCGCCGTACCTACGGTGTGCTGGAAAGTCAGTTCCACAAATATTTCAAAGAGGCAGATCGCCGCAAAGGCATCACCGGTGAGAACCTGCTGCAAATTCTGGAGTCCCGCCTGGACAATGTGGTTTACCGCATGGGCTTTGCCCTTTCCCGTCCGGAGGCCCGCCAGCTTGTGAAGCATGGTCACTTTACCGTAAACGGCCGCAAGGTAGACATTCCGTCTTACCAGGTTCGTCCCGACGATGTGGTGGCTGTCCGGGAAGCAAGCCGTGACAAGGGTCGCTTTAAGGACCTGGCCGAGTTAATGCGGACTCAGGGCACCATGGAATGGGTAAATGTGGATCGGGAAAATCTTGCCGGCAAAGTATTACGCCTGCCGACCCGCGAAGAAATCGATATCCCCATTGCTGAGCACCTCATCGTCGAGCTTTATTCCCGTTAA
- the rpsK gene encoding 30S ribosomal protein S11, whose amino-acid sequence MVARKKAARPRRRERKNIQHGVAHIFSTFNNTHITISDLQGNTISWASAGAVGFKGSRKSTPFAAQMAADNAAKAAMEHGLKEVEVFVKGPGSGREAAIRSLQAAGLEVNLIKDVTPIPHNGCRPPKRRRV is encoded by the coding sequence TTGGTAGCACGCAAAAAAGCAGCACGCCCCAGAAGGCGTGAGCGTAAGAATATTCAACATGGTGTGGCCCATATCTTCTCCACATTCAATAATACTCACATCACCATTTCTGATTTGCAGGGCAACACCATTTCCTGGGCCAGTGCCGGCGCCGTCGGTTTCAAAGGCTCCAGGAAGTCCACACCGTTTGCGGCTCAGATGGCAGCGGATAATGCCGCCAAAGCCGCTATGGAACATGGTTTGAAAGAAGTAGAAGTTTTCGTTAAAGGTCCCGGTTCCGGCCGTGAAGCAGCGATTCGTTCCCTGCAGGCCGCCGGTCTGGAAGTTAACCTGATTAAAGATGTTACACCTATCCCGCATAATGGCTGCCGTCCACCAAAACGGCGCAGAGTTTAA
- the rpsM gene encoding 30S ribosomal protein S13 codes for MARIAGVDLPREKRVEIALTYIYGIGRKTSQDILSQSAVNMDTRVRDLTEDEVNRLREYIDKNYKVEGDLRREVAMNIKRLMEIGSYRGIRHRRGLPVRGQTTKNNARTRKGPKRTVGVRRKK; via the coding sequence ATGGCAAGGATTGCCGGAGTCGATCTGCCGCGCGAAAAGCGCGTGGAAATTGCGCTTACCTATATTTATGGGATCGGCCGCAAGACGTCACAAGACATCCTGTCACAGTCCGCCGTGAATATGGACACCCGTGTCCGTGACTTAACGGAGGATGAAGTTAACAGGCTGCGCGAATATATTGACAAGAATTACAAGGTGGAAGGCGACCTGCGCCGTGAAGTGGCCATGAACATCAAGCGTTTGATGGAGATTGGCAGCTACCGCGGCATTCGCCACCGCAGAGGATTGCCGGTGCGTGGGCAGACTACCAAGAATAATGCCCGCACCCGTAAAGGCCCGAAGCGCACCGTTGGTGTAAGGCGCAAAAAGTAA
- the rpmJ gene encoding 50S ribosomal protein L36: MKVRPSVKPICEKCKIIKRKGKVMVICENPKHKQKQG; encoded by the coding sequence ATGAAAGTCAGACCATCTGTGAAACCGATTTGCGAAAAATGCAAAATCATCAAGCGTAAAGGCAAAGTCATGGTGATCTGCGAGAACCCGAAGCATAAGCAAAAACAGGGTTAA
- the infA gene encoding translation initiation factor IF-1 — MSKKKDVIEVEGTVIEPLPNAMFRVELKNGHKVLAHVSGKIRMHFIRILPGDRVLVELSPYDLTRGRITYRYK, encoded by the coding sequence ATGTCAAAGAAGAAAGATGTCATTGAGGTGGAAGGTACGGTCATCGAACCTCTGCCGAACGCAATGTTTCGTGTGGAGCTAAAAAACGGACATAAGGTACTGGCCCATGTTTCGGGAAAAATTCGCATGCACTTTATCCGAATCCTCCCAGGGGACAGGGTTTTGGTGGAATTATCTCCGTACGACCTAACACGTGGGCGGATAACCTACCGATATAAGTAG
- a CDS encoding KOW domain-containing RNA-binding protein, whose product MAQPLKLGTLVHSLAGRDAGEHYLVVGILEPNHVLVANGLNRPLKSPKKKNLRHLQARQQSPDVLAKKIQRRKARDEEIAGAIREMTGNSHFRGEREGNEPDVKEERCH is encoded by the coding sequence ATGGCTCAACCCCTTAAACTGGGAACACTGGTCCATTCGCTTGCAGGCCGTGATGCCGGGGAACATTACCTGGTAGTCGGCATCCTGGAACCCAATCATGTCCTGGTTGCCAATGGTTTAAATCGACCCCTGAAAAGCCCGAAGAAGAAAAATCTCCGTCATCTGCAGGCACGCCAACAAAGCCCGGATGTATTGGCTAAGAAAATACAGCGGCGCAAGGCGCGCGATGAGGAGATTGCCGGGGCGATTCGTGAAATGACTGGAAACAGCCATTTTCGGGGAGAAAGGGAGGGAAATGAACCTGATGTCAAAGAAGAAAGATGTCATTGA
- the map gene encoding type I methionyl aminopeptidase, with the protein MITIKSERELELMRRAGRVVAEVLREMEKAVRPGITTLELDRIAERHIRRANCTPAFKGYHGFPASICASVNEEVVHGIPSLRRLKDGDIISIDVGTVYQGYYGDAAATFPVGDVAPEALDLIRVTKESLRLGIAQAVEGNHLTDISHAVQTYVEENGFAVVRNYVGHGIGNQMHEEPQVPNFGKPGRGPRLQAGMALAIEPMVNTGTWQVETLQDNWTVVTLDRKWSAHFEHTVAIGKVPEILTALGDS; encoded by the coding sequence ATGATCACCATTAAGTCAGAACGGGAGCTGGAGCTAATGCGCCGCGCAGGCCGCGTGGTGGCAGAAGTACTGCGGGAGATGGAAAAGGCTGTTCGCCCCGGGATTACCACTCTTGAGCTGGACAGAATCGCCGAGCGCCATATTCGTAGAGCCAACTGCACCCCTGCTTTCAAAGGCTACCACGGATTCCCCGCCTCCATTTGTGCCTCGGTCAACGAGGAAGTGGTGCACGGAATCCCCAGCCTGCGCAGGCTAAAAGACGGTGACATCATCAGCATCGATGTGGGCACTGTTTATCAGGGCTATTACGGTGACGCTGCCGCCACATTTCCAGTGGGAGATGTGGCCCCGGAAGCACTTGACCTGATTCGGGTCACCAAGGAGTCGCTTCGTCTGGGCATAGCTCAGGCCGTGGAAGGGAACCACCTCACGGACATTTCCCACGCTGTGCAAACGTATGTGGAGGAAAACGGCTTTGCCGTTGTTCGCAATTACGTGGGACACGGCATCGGTAACCAGATGCATGAAGAGCCCCAGGTCCCCAATTTCGGTAAGCCGGGTCGTGGCCCGCGGCTGCAGGCCGGTATGGCCTTGGCCATCGAGCCCATGGTAAATACCGGAACCTGGCAGGTGGAAACACTGCAGGATAACTGGACGGTTGTCACCCTGGACCGTAAATGGTCCGCCCATTTTGAGCATACGGTGGCCATCGGTAAAGTTCCGGAAATCCTTACCGCTCTGGGAGACTCTTAA
- the secY gene encoding preprotein translocase subunit SecY codes for MLETMRSAWKIKELRQRIIFVLLMLVVYRLGAHIPVPGVDPTLIADMFQGDNLFGLFNVFAGGALEQFTVFAMGIMPYINASIIMQLLTVVIPKLEQLAKEGPEGQKVMQQYVRFGTIGLAFIQATGMTVGIFRGAVVDPNWFTYLTIIITLTAGTAFLMWLGELINERGIGNGISIIIFAGIVSQFGPGLTELVTFLQIGEINIFTVIATILIILALIVGIIALEEGQRRIPVQYAKRVVGRKMYGGQSTHIPMKVNQSGVIPVIFASALLMFPATVAQFIDTPFFRGVAAAFAPGAWLHTILYVLLILFFAYFYTAIQFDPMKISNDMKKNGGFIPGLRPGRPTAEFLARVSTRLTLAGAIALAFIATVPVILQIVFNINVIFGGVGMIIVVGVVLETMKQIESQMMMRNYQGFMK; via the coding sequence ATGCTTGAGACAATGCGCAGTGCCTGGAAAATCAAAGAGCTGCGGCAGCGAATTATCTTCGTTCTGTTAATGCTGGTGGTTTACCGACTCGGCGCGCACATCCCGGTTCCCGGTGTGGATCCCACATTGATTGCAGATATGTTCCAGGGGGATAACCTGTTCGGTCTGTTCAATGTGTTTGCCGGGGGTGCTTTGGAGCAGTTTACGGTATTTGCCATGGGCATCATGCCCTACATTAACGCCTCAATCATAATGCAGCTTTTGACCGTGGTTATCCCTAAGCTGGAGCAGCTGGCCAAGGAAGGTCCGGAAGGCCAGAAGGTTATGCAACAGTATGTCCGCTTCGGCACCATCGGTCTGGCATTTATCCAGGCAACCGGTATGACTGTAGGAATTTTCCGCGGTGCGGTGGTGGATCCCAACTGGTTTACCTACCTCACCATTATTATCACCTTAACTGCAGGAACCGCATTTCTGATGTGGCTGGGTGAGCTGATTAATGAACGGGGAATCGGCAATGGTATCTCCATTATCATTTTTGCCGGTATCGTTTCTCAGTTTGGCCCCGGCCTTACTGAGTTAGTTACATTCCTGCAAATCGGGGAGATAAACATCTTTACGGTGATTGCCACCATCCTGATTATTCTGGCTCTGATTGTGGGCATCATCGCCCTGGAAGAAGGCCAGCGCCGCATCCCGGTGCAGTATGCCAAGCGGGTTGTGGGCCGTAAAATGTACGGTGGCCAGTCCACCCATATCCCCATGAAAGTCAACCAGTCCGGTGTTATTCCCGTGATTTTTGCCTCAGCTCTGCTGATGTTTCCCGCTACGGTGGCCCAGTTTATCGATACCCCGTTCTTTAGGGGCGTTGCCGCAGCGTTTGCACCGGGTGCGTGGTTGCATACCATTTTGTACGTTCTGTTGATTCTTTTCTTCGCCTACTTTTACACGGCGATTCAGTTTGACCCCATGAAGATTTCCAACGACATGAAGAAAAACGGCGGCTTTATACCGGGGTTACGTCCCGGTCGCCCCACGGCCGAATTTTTGGCCCGTGTTTCCACCCGCCTGACTCTGGCCGGTGCCATCGCTTTGGCGTTTATTGCCACCGTCCCCGTCATCCTGCAAATCGTCTTTAACATCAACGTTATCTTTGGCGGTGTAGGCATGATCATCGTGGTGGGTGTGGTCCTGGAGACAATGAAACAAATCGAAAGTCAGATGATGATGAGAAATTATCAAGGCTTTATGAAATAA
- the rplO gene encoding 50S ribosomal protein L15, whose protein sequence is MRLHELKSPKGARKAKKRLGRGIGSGLGKTSARGQDGQNSRSGGGVRPGFEGGQMPLQRALPKRGFTSIFKKNYNEINVSRLNIFADGAEVTPELLKQEGLIKSLKDGVRILGNGELERSLTVKAQGFSKTAADKIQAAGGKVEVI, encoded by the coding sequence ATGCGATTGCATGAACTCAAGAGCCCAAAAGGGGCGCGGAAAGCCAAGAAACGGCTGGGCCGCGGCATCGGTAGCGGGCTGGGTAAAACTTCCGCCCGTGGCCAGGACGGCCAGAACTCTCGTTCCGGCGGCGGTGTACGTCCCGGCTTCGAAGGCGGCCAGATGCCACTGCAGCGTGCTTTGCCCAAGCGGGGCTTTACCAGTATCTTCAAGAAAAACTATAACGAAATCAATGTTTCCCGTCTCAACATCTTTGCCGACGGAGCAGAAGTTACTCCTGAACTCTTGAAACAGGAAGGCCTGATTAAATCCCTGAAAGACGGGGTACGGATTTTAGGTAACGGTGAACTGGAACGTTCTCTTACTGTGAAAGCCCAAGGTTTTTCCAAAACTGCTGCGGACAAGATTCAGGCAGCCGGCGGCAAAGTTGAGGTGATCTAA
- the rpmD gene encoding 50S ribosomal protein L30, giving the protein MAKQVRITLINSPIGRPEDQKATVKALGLKKLNQVVEHGDTPQIRGMINKVSHLVKVEEA; this is encoded by the coding sequence ATGGCTAAACAGGTACGAATTACGTTGATCAACAGCCCCATTGGGCGCCCTGAAGACCAGAAAGCAACGGTAAAGGCTTTAGGCTTGAAAAAGCTGAACCAGGTCGTTGAACATGGCGATACACCTCAAATTAGGGGTATGATTAACAAGGTTTCCCACCTCGTCAAAGTAGAAGAAGCCTAA